CGATGTCCTGCTCGGAGGGTGCCGTCCCTGGGCAAGCTACCGGCTGCGGCCCGTCGGCACCAGTCGCGGTGATGACTGAACCGACCCCGCGGGTTCAGTCGACCGCCAGGGACAGGCCCTCGTCGCCCCCGGCCTTGGAGGACGGCGCCGAGCTCTCGCCGGCGGCCGGCAGGAGCCCCAGCTGGGCGTCCACGGTGGCCCGGTAGCGGCGCAGATCGTTCTCCAGTTCGCTGATCCGCACCTGCTGGGCCTCCACTTCGCCGGCGGTCTGCAGGGTCTCCACCTTGCGCACCACGCCGCTCCAGACGGCGTAGATCCAGGCGGCGGTGGCGCCGAGACCACCGACCACCAGCAGCAGGGCCGCCAGCGGCAGGGTGGTGCTCACCCCCGGCAGGAAATGCACCGTGGTGGCGGTGGTGTTCTCCAGGGTGAACATCACCGTGGCCAAGCCGAAGCTGAAGATCAGAAGGAAGTTGATCTGCCGCATGGAGACCCAGGCT
This genomic stretch from Cyanobium gracile PCC 6307 harbors:
- a CDS encoding lipopolysaccharide assembly protein LapA domain-containing protein — its product is MRQINFLLIFSFGLATVMFTLENTTATTVHFLPGVSTTLPLAALLLVVGGLGATAAWIYAVWSGVVRKVETLQTAGEVEAQQVRISELENDLRRYRATVDAQLGLLPAAGESSAPSSKAGGDEGLSLAVD